One genomic region from Mauremys reevesii isolate NIE-2019 linkage group 7, ASM1616193v1, whole genome shotgun sequence encodes:
- the VEGFB gene encoding vascular endothelial growth factor B isoform X1, whose amino-acid sequence MRAPGETLHLLLATALQLIGCAAKAPQPQTKGTPPLGEVMQWMEVYNRSFCQPKEMLVPVSEEHPAEVEHLLAPSCVPLRRCAGCCADEGLQCVPTRMHMVVMEVMKTRYLHSHLGQLAFVEHSACECRPKTNSKVNPERPGRPKGKNSIGHKHKKKRPPERDSPHLSSCPPCSDKRKRQDPQTCQCRCRRRSQHCRDRGLELNEHSCRCEKLRR is encoded by the exons ATGAGAGCCCCCGGGGAGAccctgcacctcctgctggctacagcgctgcagctgaTCGGCTGCGCAGCTAAG GCACCACAGCCCCAGACGAAGGGGACTCCCCCACTGGGGGAAG TGATGCAGTGGATGGAGGTTTATAACCGCAGCTTCTGCCAGCCGAAGGAGATGCTGGTGCCCGTGAGCGAGGAGCACCCGGCCGAGGTGGAGCACCTGCTGGCACCCTCCTGCGTGCCCCTGCGTCGCTGCGCCGGGTGCTGCGCTGATGAGGGGCTGCAGTGTGTGCCTACCCGCATGCATATGGTGGTGATGGAG GTGATGAAAACCCGCTACCTGCACAGCCACCTGGGCCAGCTGGCCTTCGTGGAGCACAGTGCCTGCGAATGCAG ACCAAAGACAAATAGCAAAGTAAATCCAGAAAG GCCTGGGCGGCCCAAGGGGAAAAACAGCATTGGACACAAACACAAAAAGAAGAGACCCCCTGAACGGGACTCCCCTCACCT gtcCTCCTGCCCGCCCTGCTCAGACAAACGGAAGCGCCAGGATCCTCAGACATGCCAGTGCCGCTGCCGGCGCAGGTCCCAGCACTGCCGGGACCGGGGCTTGGAGCTCAATGAGCACTCATGCAG GTGTGAGAAGCTGCGCAGATGA
- the VEGFB gene encoding vascular endothelial growth factor B isoform X2 — MRAPGETLHLLLATALQLIGCAAKAPQPQTKGTPPLGEVMQWMEVYNRSFCQPKEMLVPVSEEHPAEVEHLLAPSCVPLRRCAGCCADEGLQCVPTRMHMVVMEVMKTRYLHSHLGQLAFVEHSACECRPKTNSKVNPERSSCPPCSDKRKRQDPQTCQCRCRRRSQHCRDRGLELNEHSCRCEKLRR, encoded by the exons ATGAGAGCCCCCGGGGAGAccctgcacctcctgctggctacagcgctgcagctgaTCGGCTGCGCAGCTAAG GCACCACAGCCCCAGACGAAGGGGACTCCCCCACTGGGGGAAG TGATGCAGTGGATGGAGGTTTATAACCGCAGCTTCTGCCAGCCGAAGGAGATGCTGGTGCCCGTGAGCGAGGAGCACCCGGCCGAGGTGGAGCACCTGCTGGCACCCTCCTGCGTGCCCCTGCGTCGCTGCGCCGGGTGCTGCGCTGATGAGGGGCTGCAGTGTGTGCCTACCCGCATGCATATGGTGGTGATGGAG GTGATGAAAACCCGCTACCTGCACAGCCACCTGGGCCAGCTGGCCTTCGTGGAGCACAGTGCCTGCGAATGCAG ACCAAAGACAAATAGCAAAGTAAATCCAGAAAG gtcCTCCTGCCCGCCCTGCTCAGACAAACGGAAGCGCCAGGATCCTCAGACATGCCAGTGCCGCTGCCGGCGCAGGTCCCAGCACTGCCGGGACCGGGGCTTGGAGCTCAATGAGCACTCATGCAG GTGTGAGAAGCTGCGCAGATGA
- the VEGFB gene encoding vascular endothelial growth factor B isoform X3, whose translation MQWMEVYNRSFCQPKEMLVPVSEEHPAEVEHLLAPSCVPLRRCAGCCADEGLQCVPTRMHMVVMEVMKTRYLHSHLGQLAFVEHSACECRPKTNSKVNPERPGRPKGKNSIGHKHKKKRPPERDSPHLSSCPPCSDKRKRQDPQTCQCRCRRRSQHCRDRGLELNEHSCRCEKLRR comes from the exons ATGCAGTGGATGGAGGTTTATAACCGCAGCTTCTGCCAGCCGAAGGAGATGCTGGTGCCCGTGAGCGAGGAGCACCCGGCCGAGGTGGAGCACCTGCTGGCACCCTCCTGCGTGCCCCTGCGTCGCTGCGCCGGGTGCTGCGCTGATGAGGGGCTGCAGTGTGTGCCTACCCGCATGCATATGGTGGTGATGGAG GTGATGAAAACCCGCTACCTGCACAGCCACCTGGGCCAGCTGGCCTTCGTGGAGCACAGTGCCTGCGAATGCAG ACCAAAGACAAATAGCAAAGTAAATCCAGAAAG GCCTGGGCGGCCCAAGGGGAAAAACAGCATTGGACACAAACACAAAAAGAAGAGACCCCCTGAACGGGACTCCCCTCACCT gtcCTCCTGCCCGCCCTGCTCAGACAAACGGAAGCGCCAGGATCCTCAGACATGCCAGTGCCGCTGCCGGCGCAGGTCCCAGCACTGCCGGGACCGGGGCTTGGAGCTCAATGAGCACTCATGCAG GTGTGAGAAGCTGCGCAGATGA